From Myotis daubentonii chromosome 15, mMyoDau2.1, whole genome shotgun sequence, one genomic window encodes:
- the LOC132216442 gene encoding zinc finger protein 551-like isoform X6: MDFEDVAIVFSQEEWALLGEAQRILYCEVMLEVFALVSSVGCWHKTDDEEVCSEQSISVQGESQVRAPKTASATQRTHLCERCVSVIKDILHLTESQTADFEQKAFFSDTRVRDFCFSANPHQQQREASGEKPWKETVDRASFVTRCSFYLPWVPLSIREAGEDFPATSELLQPQAHLDTEEPHSGSEISQEYLGGKSLHQTCDYEISGSNNQRVVHHQGACAEKMKYECDRRGNVFKQNIHLIQHRIIHTGEKPYECADCGKFFGQRSNFISHHRVHTGEKPYECTDCGKSFRRNNNLLNHKRVHTGEKPYECADCGKSFTRNNNLRNHRTVHTGEKPYECTDCGKSFRRNNNLLNHKTVHTGEKPYECTDCGKSFRNSSTLLNHKTVHTGEKPYECTDCGKFFKRSLHLSEHKRIHSGEKPFECSDCGKFFRLKGHLIKHHRIHTGEKPYECSECGKSFRQRRSLMDHHTSHTGEKPYECNECGKSFRQRRSLMDHHRSHTGEKPHGCSTCGKCFSSKPSLVRHLRVHIGGNPFM, encoded by the coding sequence GTTGTTGGCATAAAACGGATGATGAGGAGGTCTGTTCTGAGCAGAGCATATCTGttcaaggagagtcacaggtcagggcccCTAAGACAGCCTCAGCAACCCAGAGGACCCATCTGTGCGAGCGGTGTGTCTCAGTGATCAAAGACATtctgcacctgactgagtcacaaACAGCAGACTTTGAGCAGAAAGCCTTCTTCAGTGACACACgtgtgagagacttctgtttcagtgcaaaccctcaccagcaacagagggaagccagtggagAAAAGCCCTGGAAAGAAACTGTGGACAGGGCCTCGTTTGTGACCAGGTGCAGCTTCTACTTACCTTGGGTGCCTTTAAGCATTAGGGAGGCTGGGGAAGACTTCCCAGCCACGTCAGAgcttctccagccccaggcccatcTCGACACTGAGGAGCCGCACAgtggcagtgagatttcacaggaataTCTTGGTGGAAAAAGTCTTCACCAGACTTGTGACTATGAAATATCTGGCAGCAACAACCAGAGAGTTGTTCACCATCAGGGTGCCTGCgctgaaaaaatgaaatatgagtgTGACAGACGtggaaatgtttttaaacaaaacattcaTCTCATTCAACATAGAataattcacactggagaaaagccctatgagTGTGCTGATTGTGGGAAGTTCTTTGGACAAAGGTCCAATTTCATTtcacaccacagagttcacactggagaaaaaccctatgagtgtactgattgtgggaaatcttttaggaGAAATAATAACCTCCTTaaccacaagagagttcacactggagaaaagccctatgagTGTGCTGATTGCGGGAAATCTTTTACGAGAAATAATAACCTCCGAAACCACAGgacagttcacactggagaaaaaccctatGAGTGTACggattgtgggaaatcttttaggaGAAATAATAACCTCCTAAACCACAAgacagttcacactggagaaaaaccctatGAGTGTACTGATTGTGGAAAATCTTTTAGGAATAGTAGTACACTCCTTAACCACAAgacagttcacactggagaaaagccatatgagtgtactgaTTGTGGGAAGTTCTTCAAGAGAAGCTTACACCTCTCTGAACACAAGAGAATTCACAGTGGTGAAAAACCTTTTGAATGCAGTGATTGTGGGAAGTTCTTCAGACTAAAGGGGCACCTCATTAAACACCATAGAATTCATACCGGAGAGAAGCCGTATGAGTGTAGTGAGTGTGGAAAGTCCTTTAGACAAAGACGTTCGCTCATGGACCACCACACAagtcacactggggaaaagccctACGAGTGTAATGAGTGTGGAAAGTCCTTTAGACAAAGACGTTCGCTCATGGACCACCACAGaagtcacactggagaaaagcctcatGGGTGTAGTACATGTGGGAAATGTTTTAGCAGCAAACCGAGCCTTGTCAGACATCTGAGAGTGCACATTGGGGGAAACCCTTTCATGTGA
- the LOC132216442 gene encoding zinc finger protein 551-like isoform X7, whose protein sequence is MNFEDVAIAFSQEEWGLLDEAQRLLYCKMMLEVFALVSSVGCWHKTDDEEVCSEQSISVQGESQVRAPKTASATQRTHLCERCVSVIKDILHLTESQTADFEQKAFFSDTRVRDFCFSANPHQQQREASGEKPWKETVDRASFVTRCSFYLPWVPLSIREAGEDFPATSELLQPQAHLDTEEPHSGSEISQEYLGGKSLHQTCDYEISGSNNQRVVHHQGACAEKMKYECDRRGNVFKQNIHLIQHRIIHTGEKPYECADCGKFFGQRSNFISHHRVHTGEKPYECTDCGKSFRRNNNLLNHKRVHTGEKPYECADCGKSFTRNNNLRNHRTVHTGEKPYECTDCGKSFRRNNNLLNHKTVHTGEKPYECTDCGKSFRNSSTLLNHKTVHTGEKPYECTDCGKFFKRSLHLSEHKRIHSGEKPFECSDCGKFFRLKGHLIKHHRIHTGEKPYECSECGKSFRQRRSLMDHHTSHTGEKPYECNECGKSFRQRRSLMDHHRSHTGEKPHGCSTCGKCFSSKPSLVRHLRVHIGGNPFM, encoded by the coding sequence GTTGTTGGCATAAAACGGATGATGAGGAGGTCTGTTCTGAGCAGAGCATATCTGttcaaggagagtcacaggtcagggcccCTAAGACAGCCTCAGCAACCCAGAGGACCCATCTGTGCGAGCGGTGTGTCTCAGTGATCAAAGACATtctgcacctgactgagtcacaaACAGCAGACTTTGAGCAGAAAGCCTTCTTCAGTGACACACgtgtgagagacttctgtttcagtgcaaaccctcaccagcaacagagggaagccagtggagAAAAGCCCTGGAAAGAAACTGTGGACAGGGCCTCGTTTGTGACCAGGTGCAGCTTCTACTTACCTTGGGTGCCTTTAAGCATTAGGGAGGCTGGGGAAGACTTCCCAGCCACGTCAGAgcttctccagccccaggcccatcTCGACACTGAGGAGCCGCACAgtggcagtgagatttcacaggaataTCTTGGTGGAAAAAGTCTTCACCAGACTTGTGACTATGAAATATCTGGCAGCAACAACCAGAGAGTTGTTCACCATCAGGGTGCCTGCgctgaaaaaatgaaatatgagtgTGACAGACGtggaaatgtttttaaacaaaacattcaTCTCATTCAACATAGAataattcacactggagaaaagccctatgagTGTGCTGATTGTGGGAAGTTCTTTGGACAAAGGTCCAATTTCATTtcacaccacagagttcacactggagaaaaaccctatgagtgtactgattgtgggaaatcttttaggaGAAATAATAACCTCCTTaaccacaagagagttcacactggagaaaagccctatgagTGTGCTGATTGCGGGAAATCTTTTACGAGAAATAATAACCTCCGAAACCACAGgacagttcacactggagaaaaaccctatGAGTGTACggattgtgggaaatcttttaggaGAAATAATAACCTCCTAAACCACAAgacagttcacactggagaaaaaccctatGAGTGTACTGATTGTGGAAAATCTTTTAGGAATAGTAGTACACTCCTTAACCACAAgacagttcacactggagaaaagccatatgagtgtactgaTTGTGGGAAGTTCTTCAAGAGAAGCTTACACCTCTCTGAACACAAGAGAATTCACAGTGGTGAAAAACCTTTTGAATGCAGTGATTGTGGGAAGTTCTTCAGACTAAAGGGGCACCTCATTAAACACCATAGAATTCATACCGGAGAGAAGCCGTATGAGTGTAGTGAGTGTGGAAAGTCCTTTAGACAAAGACGTTCGCTCATGGACCACCACACAagtcacactggggaaaagccctACGAGTGTAATGAGTGTGGAAAGTCCTTTAGACAAAGACGTTCGCTCATGGACCACCACAGaagtcacactggagaaaagcctcatGGGTGTAGTACATGTGGGAAATGTTTTAGCAGCAAACCGAGCCTTGTCAGACATCTGAGAGTGCACATTGGGGGAAACCCTTTCATGTGA
- the LOC132216448 gene encoding zinc finger protein ZFP2-like: MNFEDVAIAFSQEEWGLLDEAQRLLYCDVMLEVFVLVSSVGCWHKTYDEEVFPERRISVQGESQVRASETAPATQRTLLCNQCVSVLKNIVHLTESQGADYEQKAFFSDACERDFCFNVDSHQQQRDSTREKLWKEDMDRVSFVTRCGFSLTWVPSGSREVGKVFAAISELLQHQAPLNTEDLHSGSEISQEYLGGKSVQQTCNCENFGSQNQKVVQHQGAFSGEVKYECDKCGKVFKRIFHLIRHGKVHTKEKPYECIDCGKSFGQRSDLSSHRRVHTGEKPYECTDCGKSFRQSSHITEHRCFHTGEKPYACTDCGKSFRRNSKLLIHKRVHTGEKPYQCTDCGKSFARSCHLSEHKRIHSGNKPFECSDCGKFFTRKGNLIQHHRVHTGEKPYECSDCGKSFRQIRSLMEHHRSHTGERPHECYKCGECFRWQPSLVRHLRAHTGEKPYECSVCGKSFRQSFQLTEHHHVHTGEKPHECADCGKSFRSTNTLLHHKRVHTGEKPYECTDCGKSFRRSYDLSEHRRIHTGEKPFECSDCGKFFRRKSKLIEHHRVHTGAKPYECSECGKSFSQRRSLLDHHRSHTGEKPYECSTCGKCFSSKPILVRHLRVHIGAEP, from the exons atgaacttcgaggacgtggccattgccttctcccaggaggagtgggggctccttgatgaggctcagagacttctgtactgcgacgtgatgctggaagtgtttgtACTTGtctcatctgtag gttgttggcataaaaCGTATGATGAGGAGGTCTTTCCTGAGCGGAGAATATCTGTTCAAGGAGAatcacaggtcagggcttctgAGACAGCTCCAGCAACCCAGAGGACCCTTCTGTGTAACCAGTGTGTCTCGGTGTTAAAAAATATTGTGCACCTGACGGAGTCACAAGGAGCAGACTATGAGCAGAAAGCCTTCTTCAGTGACGCATGTGAGAGAGACTTCTGTTTCAATGTAGACtctcaccagcaacagagggaTTCCACTAGAGAGAAACTCTGGAAAGAAGACATGGACAGGGTCTCGTTTGTGACCAGGTGCGGCTTCTCCTTAACTTGGGTGCCTTCAGGCAGTAGGGAGGTTGGGAAAGTATTCGCAGCCatctcagagcttctccagcaccaggccccTCTCAACACTGAGGACCTACACAgtggcagtgagatttcacaggaataTCTTGGTGGAAAGAGTGTTCAGCAGACCTGTAACTGTGAAAACTTTGGCAGCCAAAACCAGAAAGTTGTTCAGCATCAGGGTGCCTTCTCTGGAGAAGTGAAATATGAGTGTGACAAATGTGGGAAAGTTTTTAAACGAATCTTTCACCTCATTCGACATGGAAAGGTTCACACAAAAGAAAAGCCCTACGAGTGTattgattgtgggaagtcctttggACAAAGGTCTGACCTCTCTTCACACcgcagagttcacactggagaaaagccctatgagTGTACTGATTGTGGAAAGTCCTTCAGGCAAAGTTCTCACATCACTGAGCACCGCTgttttcacactggagaaaaaccctatgcgtgtactgattgtgggaaatcttttaggaGAAATAGtaagctccttatccacaagagagttcacactggagaaaaaccctatCAGTGTACTGATTGTGGAAAGTCCTTCGCGAGAAGCTGTCACCTCTCTGAACACAAGAGAATTCACAGTGGCAACAAACCTTTTGaatgtagtgattgtgggaagttcTTTACACGAAAGGGGAACCTCATTCAACACCATAGAGTTCATACCGGAGAAAAGCCGTATGAATGTAGTGATTGTGGAAAGTCCTTTAGACAAATACGTTCTCTCATGGAGCACCACAGaagtcacactggagaaaggccccATGAGTGTTATAAATGTGGGGAATGTTTTAGATGGCAGCCTAGCCTTGTTAGACATCTGAGAgctcacactggagaaaagccatatgagtgtagtgttTGTGGAAAGTCCTTCAGGCAAAGCTTTCAGCTCACAGAACACCACCatgttcacactggagaaaaaccccaTGAGTGTGCTgactgtgggaaatcttttaggaGCACTAATACTCTCCTTcaccacaagagagttcacactggagaaaagccctatgagTGCACTGactgtgggaagtccttcaggagAAGCTATGACCTCTCTGAACACAGGAGAATTCACACTGGTGAGAAACCTTTTGaatgtagtgattgtgggaagttcTTTAGACGAAAGTCCAAGCTTATtgaacaccacagagttcacaccggagcaaagccatatgagtgtagtgagtGTGGAAAGTCCTTTAGTCAAAGACGTTCGCTCCTGGACCACCACAGaagtcacactggagaaaagccgtaCGAGTGTAGTACATGTGGGAAATGTTTTAGCAGCAAACCTATTCTTGTCAGACATCTGAGAGTTCACATTGGAGCAGAGCCTTAA
- the LOC132216468 gene encoding serine/arginine-rich splicing factor 7-like isoform X2 — MPLGPLVRVVFAAARVTRILGSASCRSRARSRASHHVALRAVPRRVICDSRVRVELSTGMPRRSYLDRPPARHPFDPNDRCYECGEKGHYAYYCHRVSRRRRSRNRSRSRSHSRSRGRRYSRSRSRSRSRGRRSRSASPRRSRSVSLRRSRSASPRRSGSGSVKGSRSRSRSRTRSRSVSRPRSSRSKSRSPSPKKKPCDGESKE, encoded by the exons ATGCCGCTGGGGCCGTTGGTGCGCGTGGTCTTTGCAGCTGCTCGCGTCACTCGGATCCTGGGCTCCGCGAGCTGCAGGAGCCGAGCCCGCTCGCGGGCCAGTCATCATGTCGCGCTACGGGCGGTACCGAGAAG GGTGATTTGTGATTCCCGAGTGAGGGTTGAACTCTCAACAGGCATGCCTCGGAGATCTTATTTGGATAGACCACCTGCCCGACATCCCTTTGATCCAAATGATAGATGCTATGAGTGTGGTGAGAAGGGACATTATGCTTATTATTGTCATCGCGTTAGCCGACGAAGAAGAAGCAG AAATAGGTCACGGTCTAGGTCACATTCGAGATCCAGAGGTAGACGATACTCTCGCTCacggagcaggagcaggagcaggggaaggag GTCGAGATCGGCATCTCCTCGACGATCAAGATCTGTGTCCCTTCGTAGATCACGCTCCGCCTCACCCCGACGGTCTGGGTCTGGTTCTGTAAAAGGATCGAG atctcGGTCAAGGTCAAGAACAAGATCCAGGTCTGTTTCACGACCAAGAAGCAG
- the LOC132216468 gene encoding serine/arginine-rich splicing factor 7-like isoform X1, which produces MSRYGRYREETKVYVGNLATGAGKGELERAFSYYGPLTTVWIARNPPGFAFVGFEDPRDAEDAVRGLDGKVICDSRVRVELSTGMPRRSYLDRPPARHPFDPNDRCYECGEKGHYAYYCHRVSRRRRSRSRSRSHSRSRGRRYSRSRSRSRSRGRRSRSASPRRSRSVSLRRSRSASPRRSGSGSVKGSRSRSRSRTRSRSVSRPRSSRSKSRSPSPKKKPCDGESKE; this is translated from the exons ATGTCGCGCTACGGGCGGTACCGAGAAG AAACTAAGGTGTATGTTGGTAACCTGGCGACTGGTGCTGGCAAAGGAGAGTTAGAAAGGGCTTTCAGTTACTATGGCCCCTTAACAACTGTGTGGATTGCAAGAAATCCTCCGGGATTTGCCTTTGTGGGGTTTGAAGACCCGCGAGATGCAGAAGATGCAGTTCGAGGCCTGGATGGCAA GGTGATTTGTGATTCCCGAGTGAGGGTTGAACTCTCAACAGGCATGCCTCGGAGATCTTATTTGGATAGACCACCTGCCCGACATCCCTTTGATCCAAATGATAGATGCTATGAGTGTGGTGAGAAGGGACATTATGCTTATTATTGTCATCGCGTTAGCCGACGAAGAAGAAGCAG GTCACGGTCTAGGTCACATTCGAGATCCAGAGGTAGACGATACTCTCGCTCacggagcaggagcaggagcaggggaaggag GTCGAGATCGGCATCTCCTCGACGATCAAGATCTGTGTCCCTTCGTAGATCACGCTCCGCCTCACCCCGACGGTCTGGGTCTGGTTCTGTAAAAGGATCGAG atctcGGTCAAGGTCAAGAACAAGATCCAGGTCTGTTTCACGACCAAGAAGCAG